In Nostoc sp. UHCC 0926, a single genomic region encodes these proteins:
- a CDS encoding tetratricopeptide repeat protein: MVKDAFELEITTDSSAAVNAIDSFVDQLLCVGNDAQVILKAVEADPVCAIANAQAAAFYLFAGGSVALTQATCYLNTAKANLTHANDREKLYVAAIQAWANRDIAQAIAHHEAIADSYPRDLASLHVAQYHYRNSGNSQGMLRIAEKVFAANRHNPYIYGMLAFGLEECHRLAEAETYARQAIALKRDNRWAHHALAHVLETQGRLDEGIALMESLSDTWEYGNPVFYGHLWWHTSLYYLDAENFAKVVEIYDRNIWGRAEKDNRREQINAIALLLRLELRGVDVGSRWQELAAYLQPRLHEHVLAFLDLQYIYALVRGGKDDWAVQMLESMQTHGEKVLPYVRRTWLEVGVPAARGMIAHARGDWEKAIAQLEPVLPDLYSTGGSHAQRDLFEQIYLDALIRDRQYHKALNVLEKRNAARGNIPVIQRELANTYSQLGHIDEAHQASQLALELSQRYQKVEQTV; encoded by the coding sequence ATGGTAAAAGATGCATTTGAACTCGAAATTACTACCGACTCATCAGCAGCGGTAAATGCCATCGATAGCTTTGTTGATCAATTACTGTGTGTTGGTAACGATGCCCAGGTTATTCTCAAAGCAGTTGAGGCTGATCCGGTTTGTGCGATCGCCAATGCTCAAGCTGCCGCCTTTTATCTGTTTGCTGGTGGCTCTGTTGCCTTAACTCAGGCGACATGTTATCTAAATACGGCAAAGGCAAACCTTACCCACGCTAACGATCGCGAAAAACTTTATGTTGCTGCAATTCAAGCATGGGCAAACCGAGATATTGCCCAAGCGATCGCCCATCATGAAGCGATCGCTGATAGCTATCCCCGCGATTTAGCCTCGTTGCATGTTGCCCAATACCACTATAGAAATTCCGGTAACAGTCAAGGGATGTTGCGAATTGCCGAAAAAGTTTTCGCCGCCAATCGTCACAACCCGTATATCTACGGAATGTTGGCCTTCGGGCTAGAAGAGTGTCATCGTTTAGCAGAAGCAGAAACATATGCCAGGCAAGCGATCGCCCTGAAACGAGATAACCGTTGGGCACACCACGCCCTTGCTCATGTGTTAGAAACTCAAGGGCGCTTAGATGAAGGGATCGCCTTAATGGAAAGTCTCAGCGATACCTGGGAATATGGTAACCCAGTGTTTTACGGACATCTTTGGTGGCACACATCCCTTTACTACCTGGATGCAGAGAATTTTGCCAAGGTAGTAGAAATTTATGACCGAAACATTTGGGGACGTGCTGAAAAAGACAATAGACGCGAGCAGATTAATGCGATCGCATTATTGTTGCGGCTAGAGTTACGCGGTGTAGATGTCGGTTCGCGCTGGCAGGAACTTGCTGCTTACCTGCAACCACGGCTACACGAACACGTCCTCGCCTTCCTGGATTTGCAATATATCTATGCACTCGTGCGGGGTGGTAAAGATGACTGGGCGGTACAGATGTTAGAGAGTATGCAAACTCATGGAGAGAAAGTCTTACCCTACGTGCGGCGTACTTGGCTAGAGGTAGGAGTACCAGCTGCTAGGGGGATGATTGCTCATGCTCGTGGGGATTGGGAAAAGGCGATCGCTCAACTAGAGCCAGTGTTACCCGATTTATACTCCACAGGTGGATCTCATGCTCAACGAGATTTATTTGAGCAAATTTATCTTGATGCACTGATTCGCGATCGGCAGTATCACAAAGCCTTGAATGTCCTGGAAAAGCGCAATGCTGCCCGTGGCAATATTCCAGTGATTCAGCGGGAATTAGCTAATACTTACAGCCAGCTAGGACACATCGATGAAGCACATCAAGCTTCTCAACTTGCTTTAGAACTATCACAACGTTATCAAAAAGTAGAGCAAACAGTATGA